From a single Adhaeribacter swui genomic region:
- a CDS encoding glycoside hydrolase family 140 protein, translating into MRSLEKFSRRYLRWIIGLSSIWCFAQATPAWAQYQLKVSTNKRYLLKENGQPFFYLGDTAWELFHRLNREEATTYLQDRANKGFTVIQAVVLAELNGLHDPNPYGHLPLINDDPTKPNDEYFKHVDYIVDKAASLGLYIGMLPTWGDKVFKDKWGEGPEIFNPKNAETYGRYIGNRYKNKPIIWIIGGDRNPRNEQDVAIWRALAAGIVAGAGNVNQDKVMMTFHPQPKEKGGSSTWFHNDAWLDFNMFQTGHCRFADVYDHISHDYNLANTKPTMDGEPIYEDHPVCFNAKENGYSKAYDVRRAAYLDLFAGAHGHTYGCHAIWQMNKPEGKNLNNPLGPWSEAIHLPGSSHMSHVRSLIESRPFLDRVPDQSLITAALEGGDRIQATRGKDYAFIYSTSGKPFTVNMGKISGKEVNAHWFDPRTGVSTKFGKFKNSGAQPFTPPSQDRDNDWVLILDDVAKAYAAPKIWKKPDIKN; encoded by the coding sequence ATGCGTTCTCTGGAAAAGTTTAGCCGCCGGTACTTAAGATGGATAATAGGTTTAAGTAGCATCTGGTGTTTTGCGCAAGCAACACCGGCTTGGGCGCAGTATCAGTTAAAAGTAAGTACTAACAAACGGTATCTTCTAAAAGAAAACGGACAGCCTTTTTTTTACCTCGGCGACACGGCTTGGGAATTATTTCATCGCTTAAATCGGGAAGAGGCTACTACCTACCTGCAAGACCGCGCCAATAAAGGTTTTACCGTTATTCAGGCAGTTGTGCTGGCCGAACTGAATGGTTTACACGATCCCAACCCCTACGGCCATTTGCCTTTAATAAACGACGATCCTACCAAACCCAACGACGAATATTTTAAACACGTAGATTATATTGTAGATAAAGCTGCTTCTTTGGGTTTATACATTGGTATGCTGCCTACCTGGGGCGATAAAGTTTTTAAAGATAAATGGGGCGAAGGCCCGGAAATTTTTAACCCCAAAAATGCCGAAACCTATGGCCGTTATATTGGTAACCGGTACAAGAACAAGCCCATAATCTGGATAATTGGCGGCGACCGCAATCCCCGAAACGAACAAGATGTAGCTATTTGGCGCGCCTTGGCAGCGGGCATAGTGGCAGGAGCCGGTAATGTCAATCAAGATAAAGTCATGATGACTTTTCATCCGCAGCCCAAAGAAAAAGGCGGCTCGTCTACCTGGTTCCACAACGATGCCTGGCTCGACTTTAACATGTTTCAAACGGGCCATTGCCGTTTCGCTGACGTGTACGACCACATCAGTCACGATTATAATTTAGCCAATACCAAACCCACCATGGATGGTGAACCTATTTATGAAGATCATCCGGTGTGTTTTAATGCGAAAGAAAACGGCTACTCTAAAGCTTATGACGTGCGCCGCGCCGCTTACCTGGATTTATTTGCCGGGGCCCACGGCCATACCTATGGGTGCCACGCCATCTGGCAAATGAACAAACCCGAAGGTAAAAATTTAAACAATCCTTTAGGTCCCTGGTCCGAAGCCATACATTTGCCCGGCAGCAGCCACATGAGTCACGTACGTTCCCTGATAGAATCGCGCCCTTTCCTGGACCGGGTACCCGATCAAAGTTTGATAACTGCAGCCCTGGAGGGTGGAGATCGCATACAGGCTACCCGGGGAAAAGATTATGCGTTTATTTATTCCACTTCCGGCAAACCCTTTACTGTAAACATGGGCAAAATATCGGGTAAAGAAGTGAACGCCCATTGGTTCGACCCACGAACTGGCGTATCCACGAAATTTGGAAAATTTAAAAATTCGGGTGCCCAGCCATTTACTCCGCCTAGTCAGGACCGCGATAACGATTGGGTTTTAATTTTAGATGATGTTGCCAAGGCCTACGCTGCTCCCAAAATCTGGAAAAAGCCTGATATTAAAAATTAA
- a CDS encoding MarR family winged helix-turn-helix transcriptional regulator, translated as MKSKDLPIGYWLIKADALLTQGINQIQTTTGLTRQEWQVLHAVQESKGIAMQELCSIMQPFGDDFAIKKIIQRFERENLVEQQQDKLYVTPQGQQLHQTALTLQTNFRARSMQNITEAEYQTTIATLQKLIANLED; from the coding sequence ATGAAATCAAAAGATTTGCCTATAGGCTATTGGTTGATAAAAGCCGATGCTCTGCTAACCCAAGGCATTAATCAAATTCAAACTACAACCGGGTTGACGCGCCAGGAATGGCAGGTATTACATGCGGTGCAAGAAAGTAAGGGAATTGCAATGCAGGAGCTTTGCAGTATCATGCAGCCCTTCGGCGACGATTTTGCTATAAAGAAGATAATACAGCGTTTCGAACGGGAAAATCTAGTAGAACAACAACAAGATAAGTTGTATGTAACACCTCAGGGCCAGCAACTTCATCAGACAGCTTTAACGCTACAAACAAATTTTCGGGCAAGAAGTATGCAAAACATTACCGAAGCCGAATACCAAACTACCATCGCTACCCTGCAAAAGTTAATCGCTAATCTCGAAGATTAA
- a CDS encoding YciI family protein: protein MEKKYFLLKLTPSRNDFAQTMTDEEKSIMQQHVQYGQQFLANGKMLVFGPVLDPAATYGVAILAVSDENEVIEFIQNDPASKINQYAYFRMLAMVAPNELNRSI, encoded by the coding sequence ATGGAAAAGAAATATTTTCTTCTCAAACTAACTCCAAGCCGCAACGACTTTGCCCAAACCATGACGGACGAAGAAAAAAGCATTATGCAACAACACGTGCAATACGGGCAGCAATTTCTGGCTAATGGTAAAATGCTGGTGTTTGGGCCGGTGTTGGACCCCGCAGCTACTTATGGAGTAGCCATTCTGGCGGTTTCCGACGAAAATGAAGTAATTGAATTTATTCAGAACGATCCGGCCTCGAAAATAAACCAGTACGCGTACTTCCGGATGTTGGCTATGGTAGCGCCGAATGAACTTAATCGCTCCATTTAA